One Psilocybe cubensis strain MGC-MH-2018 chromosome 9, whole genome shotgun sequence genomic window, GCTCCAACCGAACCTGTTTCCGACAAGCCTGTTGTTGGATGGTACGATGAAAATGACCAGGAAAATCCAATGTACGTTTTCGCTTGTCTAATAGACGGACTCGAATTAACAACAAATGTAGGAACTGGTCATTGTTCAAGCGTTGCGCTGTTGTCGCCATGACTTGTCTTTTGACTACCAGTATATATCTGGGTTCCGCCATCTAGTGAGCATTCTTTTTCTGTCTTTGCTATACCGGCGCTTATGAATTATCAGCACCGCATCCATCCCCGACATCATGGAGGTTTTCAACTGCAGTCAGACAACCGCAACGGCTGGATTGTCATTATACGTCATTGCCTACGGTATTGGGCCCATGTTCCTTAGTCCCATTTCCGAGATTCCTTCCGTCGGCAGAAGGGAAATTTACATCGTCACCCTGATCATCTACACCGCTCTCCAAGTCCCCACACTCTACGCCAACAACATTCACACTTTGCTCGCCATGCGTTTCTTCGCTGGATTCTTCGGCTCCCCCGCACTTGCCAGTGGAGGTGCTACTATCCAGGACATGTATGTGATTTGATTCCTGGATATACTTTCTCTTTTAACTTCGATTCAGGTTCCACTTCATCAAACTTCCCAATGCCATGATACTTTGGAGTGTTACTGCGCTTTGCGGACGTGAGTTTATTCTTCACTGTCTGGATTTAACACCCATACTGATACTTCCAAAGCTCTTGTTGGACCGATCATGGGTGGATACGCTGCTGCTGTAAAGGGATGGAAGTGGCCACTTTACGAGCTTCTGTGGCTAGTTGGCTTCACTCTCATTCTCCTTATCTTCTGGTACCCTGAGACCAATGCCGAGACCATTCTCCTTCGCCGTGCCAGGCGCATCAGGGCACGAACTGGAAACCAGGAACTCTACAGCGAGGGTGAAGTCAGGCAGTCCCACCTGAAGAGCTCCCAAGTCCTGTACGAGTCTCTTCTCAGGCCATTCCAGCTCATGACCGAGCCTGTCGTTCTGTACCTGAACCTCTATATCTCACTCGGATACGCTATCTTCTACTGTGAGTTTTTACTGCCATTGATATGCGCTACTGTCACTAACAAGGTTACTTAGTGTGGTTCGAGGCCTTCCCGGTTGTCTACATTGACATATACCACTTCAGCCTTGGTGCATCTGCTCTTCCTTTCCTCGGGCTTCTCGTCACGGCTATCCTCACTGGTATTTGCTATTTGATCTACAACAAGAAGGTCATCGAAGCTACTTTCCTTCGCACTGGTGCAATTATCCCTGAGTCCCGTCTCACAATTGCTCTCTTTGCGGCGCCTTTCGGTCCCGTCGCGCTGTTCATCTTCGGTATGTGTTCACCGACTATGCAAGGCCTGTCCGTATACTAAACAACTGATATAGGATGGACTGCTCGTGAAAGTATTCACTGGATGGCTCCTACAATCGGTGCCGCCCTCTTCTTGCCTGGGTATGTGTAAATGCCCGTCGTTCACTGAATAAAACACTGACATAAATTCCAGTCTTCTTCTCATTTTCCAGGGTGCTGTCGTGTACCTCCCTATGTCATATCCTCGATATGCGGCGTCTATCCTGGCAGGCAATGGCTTGTTCAGGGCTGTCCTTGGTGGAGCGTTCCCGTGAGTATTTCTATACAACCTATCGTTCTCTTTGCATTCTAAATCTTTTATTCTCAGCCTCTTTGGACGGGAACTTTACACCTCACTCGGTGTTGGCGGCGGTTGCTCGCTTCTCGCAGGCATCACCATCGCATTCTGGCCTGGTCTGTGGTACCTATGGAGGTACGGCGCTGAGATCAGAGCCAAATCGAAATACGCCAACTTCTAGTTTCGCCATCCCtatacatatatatataccttGCCCTTGCCGTTTTTACCTCACGCTGTTTTTTCACGATACTATAGAGAGGATCTTCAATGTTCTACATCCATATTAATTAGTACTTTCTCATTGTACGAACGATTCACGAAAATATCACTGCATTTTGGATTCGATTCATTCACGCATTGTGCCTTTCATTGAGACCTGCTATGTGCACTCATACCCTGCCAGGCGTAATGCTTTTGTGTGTTAAACGTTGTGAGCCACAGAGACCGTTTGAGACCTCTAATTGAATTAACTCTGTGTGTCAATTAAAATACGACTCTTTGTCCAAGCAGCTTATAATCACTACATGATTGTTGTTCTGATTTTTCCGGAGGAGATTGGAAGAGGCCGGTTGGGACATTTGACTCTTAACGTCGATTGCAAGAACATAGTTTTGCCCAAAAATTACAAAGCCGTCAGGTTGTAGAATAGTAATCATCTGTGCGCGCCCGCACCTCCCTACTGTTTTAAATACAGGGTTATCCTCATAAAGGTACTATCTGTATGTAGTAGCGGCTGTGCCAATAAAACTGCATCAAGTAGTCCATCTAAGGATTGTGTTTTCGAATAAGGGGATTTAAAACACCATTCTTCACCGTCCTAAATGCACAATCCGACTTATAATCTCTTGGCATGGAGTAAGGGGTATTCACAAGACTGTTCTAACTAAACGTAGATTATGTTTATGTGCAGAATACAGTGCAGTTAGGACGGTGAAGATGGTGTTTCTAAGTCACTTTAAACTCAGATGACCAAGCCATTACTCGACTCCGCGATCAGTAAGGGCGACGGGACCGGAGTAGCTGGTTCTGTGCTACATGCAACGATGCGAGAGGATCAATGGAAAATCGTCTCCAATATCTTTATTCCTGAAGATCTTGATTTTTGCAAGTGATTGCTTGCAACGAAGCCCGGTTAATAAATTCATAGCATAAGTAACCCTCAATCTTCAGTTGAAACATCTCTTCCATTTGCAACATTCCGGCGATGATCATGGCACATCGTTCTTAAGATCTTAAAGATCTTGAGAAAGGAGGCAATTTTGTAGACCTTTTTGCTagaattttgaaaattttttGGACTGTCACCGTCGTTTTGATCTTGTGGACTGTTAGGCGCCGGCCAGACTTTATTTATAGATTTTTTGAAGAACCCGCCAAATGCACAACCACAAAGAGAACTCTAGAAGCATGAAGtaactttatttcaaaagtAAAAGAGAAAGCGATGACGGACATTATGTATTTTACTCAATATGTACAGATATTATTCAAATAAATCGGTCCATTTCCCATAGGTCGAACACCGAATGCTGTAAAACTTACACTCAACTTGTAGGTCTTTTCCAACTATACATACTTCCATTCAGACCATACAGTCATGGGTTCCTGTCTATGATACCACAGAATGATATCAAGCGTTGTATACAACTACAGAGATGGATTAATTTCATATGTCAGGTTTATTCAAGGGGCAAGGGGAAACGAGAGACTTTTTAAGTTAGTTTCAATCACACCTCCATTTTGTACTTTAAAAAACGTAAAATTGACACAAACTTAGAGCTCTCGCAACCTAAATAAATGTTGTGTAGAAATATTTCTAGTATACACTCCCTGCGTAAACTCAAGTTAAAAGGCACCTCGGGCAAACCACTGTTCAAATCACCCGAAGTACTGTAAAAATAGCCTGATACATTGCGCACTTTGCCAATAGTATTATTAAGCGAGGATAGAAAATTACCCCTCCTTTTCTGTGCCATCCaatcgaagaaaaaaacaaccGAATTGTCACTGTCACCTACAGCTGATCCTCTAGATAGACATTGAAACCCCGATACTTGGTACATAGTAGACACCCTAGTGTAGAAAGGTGAGGAAGGCTCACCCGTGCGTCTTAGCACATCGATTGCTTGGTGCACGATAATAAATagattacaaaaaaaaagaattgtCGCTGTGCCACGCGTCAGTTTTGCCCTTCCCACGGTTCATTTAATAACGCGATCATGTGATCCGCACCCCTAAAATGTCAATGTAACCCATCATGTATTCATGACGCGGACGCGTCGATAGTTTATCATTATGCATCGATCTTCAAAGGAGAACTACCGCGGTGACAGCTTCCAGGCATCTCTAATAAGCCCCAGTTTCTCTTAACTTATGCTGCTGGTGTTTAAGAGTGAAACTCTGATTACTTGTTTTTCGCTACCATCGGACTTAAAGCTTAACCTCTGATCACTCACTGGTGGTCAACGaccaaaagaaaagaaacatgGTACATTGAATGGTGAAACCGACTATACAAAATAATAACTAGTGATGATAATATGCTTGCTAGGTAAAAATTGAATCCCATCATCCTTCGAGAGGCCCGTCTATTCTAAAGGCCCAATTATAGGTCCTAGTTAGGCATTGACCTTCTTAACGATGAGAGGGAGCTGGGCATGGATGGAGTTGGAACCTTTGACAACGGGTGTCATCAAGAGGCCAACGTTCCAACCGAtctctttgtccttgggtaTGCTGAATTCGAGGGATTGGAGCAGAATGGCCAGAACAACTCCTGTTCAATACATCAGTATGTGTAATTTCTTAGAGCGTTCGGTGATCTTACTCATTTCAAGTTGAGCGAAGTTAAATCCACTGTAGTTTTCGTCAATGATTGTGTGCATCACAGGAATCACCTATACTCACATACAAGCACGGTTCCCAGCAATGAAAGTCATTCTGAACAAATAAAGGGTTAAACTTGCGTCATGGATGATacaaagaaaaacatactgaTGGGCGAAAACTCCAGCCAAATCCTTAATCTTGGTTACACTTTCGGGGAGATCGGAAAGCCAACGCTCAGGCTTCCATTCACTGGCGTCTTCGCCCCAAGTCTTTGGGTTGTGATTTGCAccgatgatgttgatgaaaatATCAGTGCCCTTCTCGACATGTACTTCGTTCATGACTGTGCCATCAGCACCGGTGATGGGGTGAAGGAGCGGGACAACCGTATCTTGCATAGTTCTAGTTTTTGCATGAGAATATGATATTATGAAATCGGATGTTCGACTTACTGTCGGAAAATAGTTGGAATGGGAGGGTGCCTAATTAAAAGTAAGTCTTCAAACGTCCTGAACAATATTCTACCGTAACGTACACTCTTAACGTTTCCTTGATCACAGCATCCAAGTAAGGAAGCGCAGTGAGATTGCTGAAGTCGATAGCCTCATCTTGGCCGTGATATGCCTCAGTAATCTCTGCCCGCAGCTTGGTTTGCACTTCGGGATGTTGTGCCAATAAATGAAGAGTGCGGGCAATAGCTCCGGAAGTGGTGTCCATGGCGGTGAAAACGAGAGTCCTTCACATGATGCTAAGCTAATATAAGGGAACATACTTGATGAATAACGTACGATATTTGACCAACGAGTTCATCTTCCGACATACGCTCAGATTCATCACTCGACCGATTTGCCCTTACTAAGTGTTTGAATTAGAAAAGAATAGCGAAACGAATCGAACTGTGGCTCACAAAGAATACCCATTATATCTTTTCCGTCCTTGTCGTCAACACCAGCATCGATATCCTTCTCTTGTTCTTTCAGAATCTTTTGAGCTTCGTTGTCCATAATGTTCACAATGTCCACTAAACGCTGAAGGAGGGACCAGGGAATTAAACGCAGAACAAATCGACGAAGCTGACGAGGTCCAAGGTATTTGAAGAAGGGAGTGAAAGGAGCACCTGGTACCATGACGGAAACAGTGGCCCTAGGAAGTGCATGAGAATCAACGCTTATTTAAGATGAGAAAAGTAGTGCGTACGCAAGTTCCTTTGTCGCGTCTGAGAATTCTGTGGCTTTGGCCATACTGCCAAATGAATGCCCCATCCCGCCTCTTCCGATGGCCTCGAGGGCAAATCTGTTAAGCCAGGCTGTGACATCAACTTCACGGGCGCTGCCTTTAACGAGAGACGAAATGTGTGTCTCGAGCTGTAATCACAATAGTAACAAGTTCGATATTCTACTACAAAAATACTGACCTCTCTAGCAATGTTAACAAACATAGGTGTCATTCCTCGGAGATATTTGACGGAGAAAGCTGGCGTCAGCATTTTACGCTGCTTTTTGTGTTGCGCTCCTGTAGTGGCCACAAGACCTGGTCCAAATAGCAGTCCATTCGTACTTCAAAAGACAATATCGGTTAGACAGGAAGGGTTTCTCCATTTAAAAAACGTACGAAGCGAAAGCATCCCACTCCTCGAAAACGTCCTGCTCTTTCACAAGGATATGGTGTAGCGCCCTAGGATCATTAATCAAAAGAGAGCTGCCCTGTATCATATCGTTAATGAATGATCAATTACCAACGTTCAACGAGAAGCCAACTCACCCCAAAGAGAGTCCCAAACTTCGCCACTCCACCATAAACATTGTTAACATGGATTTGCCAGTCGCGTCCCGTGGCAGGAGCAATGAGATCCAACAAACTGCCTGTAAATTGTAAGCTTGTCGTGGATGGAGTAAAAGTCGTTTCCGTAGAGCTCACCGGTAAAGAAATTGGAAGACGGTGGCCCTGGGACGTTACGCAAAGTCGATACGCGTCTGTAGAGCCAGATACCTCCAAGACAGATGCTTGCTAGAAGTAAAGCACCGCCGTTGCCAGATATTGATGATGCCATACTGAAGGTTGACAAGGGGGTGAGAAAGAGGAGGTGTCCTCAATCGCTAATGTAGTGAGACTAATAGGAAATTCCTGAGAAAAAGACCTGCATACTTTGGGTTTTACTACGTACCTGTAGCCCAATTCCGCAAGCAACATTAACTCTCGGCCTTCCTATCGCTAACTCTGACTATGTTGATCCTTTGAAGTCGGCGATCTTCGGGGCTCCATAACATTTGAACAAAGCGTAACCGCCGTTGTCCACGAAAGATTGCGCCCGATTGTCATCGGGAAGATATAGAATAGAAGTAAAACCGAGATGAACCAGATTGCCAGCTAAAGGAACGTCAATCACTTTTTCCCACGATGTTCCAGAGTTCATTTCATGCTAATATTTGTCATTTTGGTGCTGGCTCCAGGTAACTTACTCTGATTCGATCCATTTTCTACCATATGTTTGGGAAACAAAATTACTGTAGACGCTGTTATGTCATCGATTCGATTTTGGCGGCGTCTGGACAACATATGGACTCGAAATATTTGTCACTAAAAGCATCAAATATAACCTGCTTTCTTCAATGTGAAGGAGCCGGGTGCCCGCAATGTTTCTTGAACCAATCTCCAATGGAGCGCACTTCCAATTTGGAAGTTTCCGGAGTGTGTGCAATAGATGCCTCCAACGGTAGATTTGTAAATACCGTTTGGGTCGATATTTCGAGAATGAGTGTGCTGCCTTTAAGGCTATCGGATATCTAGGCTTTGAAACCCAAAACTTTCCCCAAACGACCTCAAAGATACCTTTCCATCTTATCTGTTACCATGTCTGCTGAAGTCGCACGCGTTGCAATCGTTACTGGCGCTGCCCAAGGAATTGGCAAGTCGATCGCCCTCAGGCTAGCAGAGGACGGCCTCGACGTTGTGGTCAACGATATTCCTTCCAAATCTTCTGAACTTGACTCTGTCAAAGCAGCAGTTGAGGCCAAAGGGAGAAAATCACTTGCTGTAGTCGGCGATATTTCTTCTGAGGCTGATGTTATCGCCCTCGTTGAAAAGACCGTCTCCGCACTTGGAGGGCTGGATGTGGTAAGTTCATTCCCCAGTCAATGCTCTACCTAAGTTTATAACATATTTTTAGATGGTTGCAAACGCTGGGATTCTTTTCCCCACTCCATTGGTAGATTGTATGTGTCTCGTGCATTTTGAAGGGCGTGGATTTGGCGCTAATGTAGCACAGTACCCGTTTCTGAATGGGATAGgatcttcaacatcaacgcCCGAGGAACCTTCCTGTGCTACCGTCATGCCGCAAAGCAAATGATCAAACAAGGCCGTGGCGGACGAATCATCGGTGCTGCATCCTCTGCATCAAAGCAGGGAATCGCGAATCTTGGCCATTACAGCGCATCGAAATTCGCTGTTCGAGGTCTCACTCAGTCTGCAGGTAAAGAGATTTATGTGAAGATTTTGAGCGACAACCTAAAACTTTATT contains:
- a CDS encoding Caffeine resistance protein 5, with the protein product MSDIFRDSTVGALINYATNGRLFPFPDQRPEWQLPANLRPKSHSRDSDVKNRDKVAVESAGSNTPTSRNSGELEKGPAPTEPVSDKPVVGWYDENDQENPMNWSLFKRCAVVAMTCLLTTSIYLGSAIYTASIPDIMEVFNCSQTTATAGLSLYVIAYGIGPMFLSPISEIPSVGRREIYIVTLIIYTALQVPTLYANNIHTLLAMRFFAGFFGSPALASGGATIQDMFHFIKLPNAMILWSVTALCGPLVGPIMGGYAAAVKGWKWPLYELLWLVGFTLILLIFWYPETNAETILLRRARRIRARTGNQELYSEGEVRQSHLKSSQVLYESLLRPFQLMTEPVVLYLNLYISLGYAIFYLWFEAFPVVYIDIYHFSLGASALPFLGLLVTAILTGICYLIYNKKVIEATFLRTGAIIPESRLTIALFAAPFGPVALFIFGWTARESIHWMAPTIGAALFLPGLLLIFQGAVVYLPMSYPRYAASILAGNGLFRAVLGGAFPLFGRELYTSLGVGGGCSLLAGITIAFWPGLWYLWRYGAEIRAKSKYANF
- a CDS encoding Short-chain dehydrogenase; its protein translation is MSAEVARVAIVTGAAQGIGKSIALRLAEDGLDVVVNDIPSKSSELDSVKAAVEAKGRKSLAVVGDISSEADVIALVEKTVSALGGLDVMVANAGILFPTPLVDLPVSEWDRIFNINARGTFLCYRHAAKQMIKQGRGGRIIGAASSASKQGIANLGHYSASKFAVRGLTQSAALEWGAHKITVNSYAPSTVETPMVDNFVSSVGAPRDAFYAGQSQLSAVGYHGQPEYIADLVSFLASKGSHHITETG
- a CDS encoding Cytochrome P450 monooxygenase 91, translating into MASSISGNGGALLLASICLGGIWLYRRVSTLRNVPGPPSSNFFTGSLLDLIAPATGRDWQIHVNNVYGGVAKFGTLFGGSSLLINDPRALHHILVKEQDVFEEWDAFASTNGLLFGPGLVATTGAQHKKQRKMLTPAFSVKYLRGMTPMFVNIARELETHISSLVKGSAREVDVTAWLNRFALEAIGRGGMGHSFGSMAKATEFSDATKELAATVSVMVPGAPFTPFFKYLGPRQLRRFVLRLIPWSLLQRLVDIVNIMDNEAQKILKEQEKDIDAGVDDKDGKDIMGILLRANRSSDESERMSEDELVGQISTLVFTAMDTTSGAIARTLHLLAQHPEVQTKLRAEITEAYHGQDEAIDFSNLTALPYLDAVIKETLRVHPPIPTIFRQTMQDTVVPLLHPITGADGTVMNEVHVEKGTDIFINIIGANHNPKTWGEDASEWKPERWLSDLPESVTKIKDLAGVFAHQMTFIAGNRACIGFNFAQLEMRVVLAILLQSLEFSIPKDKEIGWNVGLLMTPVVKGSNSIHAQLPLIVKKVNA